A genomic window from Treponema maltophilum ATCC 51939 includes:
- the topA gene encoding type I DNA topoisomerase translates to MKKNKEHSTLIIVESPAKAKTIEKYLGPGYTVKASMGHLIDLPKSRMAIDIEHNFEPEYITVRGRAPLLKELQKDAKKAGEVLLASDNDREGEAIAWHLRNSLGEKTAAAIKRIVFNEITPAAIKEAVLHPADIDEAKVNAQKARRVLDRLVGYNLSPLLWKKVKNGLSAGRVQSVALRLLCEREKAVEEFLPEEYWSLEADFKKGKTSFTAELVQYKGKKVELKSEQSVQDIIKEIKNADCVVADIKTSDRVLKPKAPFTTSKLQQAAANKLGFTSRKTMQIAQQLYEGVNIGSSRVGLITYMRTDSVRISDTAIEDVRNWLQKNFPAELPSKPVHYSVEKKAQDAHEAIRPTYTEYTPDYVKEYLNRDQLRLYTLIWEAFVSSQMNNAKSRTTSVDIKAGDALFRISGSKIVEKGFYNVIKLLSSKEDNGSRLPSLTAGEKLEAVKFSPEQHFTQGPARYTDASIVKTLEEKGIGRPSTYAPIISVLLDRYYVTRNNRQLVPTALGRIINDILVESFPEVINENFTAEVERDLDSVEENRVKWTKMMGDFYFPFHKRVEEVMATLESYKGTMDEPTDKVCELCGKPMVKKLGRFGYFLACSGFPECKNTRSVPLAKCPREGCNGEIVARKTKGRGKEFYGCTNYPECDFISHFKPLNAVCPKCGRFLVEKYDKKNGTYKSCINPDCDYLHTAEDDTASSAAEAQAADV, encoded by the coding sequence ATGAAAAAAAACAAGGAACATTCCACCCTTATTATCGTGGAATCTCCGGCAAAAGCAAAAACGATCGAAAAATATCTGGGCCCCGGCTATACGGTCAAAGCGTCGATGGGACACTTAATCGATTTGCCCAAATCGCGTATGGCCATCGATATCGAACATAATTTCGAGCCTGAATATATAACCGTGCGCGGCCGCGCGCCCCTGCTTAAAGAATTACAAAAGGATGCAAAAAAAGCGGGCGAAGTGCTGCTCGCAAGCGATAACGACCGCGAAGGAGAAGCCATCGCCTGGCATTTGCGCAATTCGCTCGGCGAAAAAACGGCTGCGGCCATAAAGCGTATTGTGTTTAACGAAATAACGCCGGCCGCAATAAAAGAAGCCGTTTTGCATCCGGCCGACATCGACGAAGCGAAGGTAAACGCTCAAAAAGCGCGCCGCGTACTCGACCGTTTGGTCGGTTACAATTTGTCGCCGCTTTTGTGGAAAAAGGTAAAAAACGGTTTGTCGGCCGGCCGCGTGCAGTCGGTTGCGCTCAGACTTTTGTGCGAACGCGAAAAAGCCGTGGAAGAATTTTTGCCCGAAGAATATTGGTCGCTCGAAGCCGACTTTAAAAAAGGCAAAACCTCGTTTACCGCCGAACTGGTACAGTACAAGGGGAAAAAGGTTGAGCTGAAGTCGGAACAAAGCGTTCAGGATATTATTAAAGAAATTAAAAATGCCGACTGCGTAGTTGCCGACATAAAAACGAGCGATCGCGTGCTTAAGCCGAAGGCGCCGTTTACGACGTCGAAACTCCAGCAGGCGGCGGCGAACAAACTCGGCTTTACGTCGCGTAAAACCATGCAGATTGCCCAGCAGCTCTATGAAGGCGTCAATATCGGATCGAGCCGCGTCGGTCTTATCACGTATATGCGTACCGATTCGGTGCGTATATCGGACACGGCGATCGAAGACGTCCGGAATTGGCTGCAAAAGAATTTTCCCGCCGAACTTCCGTCAAAGCCCGTGCACTACAGCGTGGAAAAAAAGGCGCAGGACGCGCACGAAGCGATCCGCCCCACCTATACCGAATACACGCCCGATTACGTAAAAGAATATTTAAACCGCGACCAACTGCGCCTTTACACCCTTATTTGGGAAGCCTTTGTTTCAAGTCAAATGAACAACGCAAAAAGCCGCACGACAAGCGTCGATATAAAAGCGGGCGACGCCCTGTTCCGTATTTCGGGAAGTAAAATCGTCGAAAAAGGTTTTTACAACGTCATCAAATTGCTTTCGTCGAAAGAAGACAACGGCAGCCGTCTTCCCTCATTGACTGCAGGCGAAAAACTCGAAGCCGTAAAGTTTTCGCCCGAACAGCATTTTACGCAGGGACCTGCACGCTACACCGACGCTTCCATCGTTAAAACGCTTGAAGAAAAAGGAATCGGCCGGCCTTCAACCTATGCGCCGATTATTTCGGTTTTGCTCGACCGCTATTACGTTACGCGCAACAACCGTCAACTCGTTCCGACGGCTTTGGGGCGTATTATAAACGACATTTTGGTCGAATCGTTCCCCGAAGTTATAAACGAGAATTTTACGGCCGAAGTCGAGCGCGATTTGGACTCGGTCGAAGAAAACCGCGTCAAGTGGACGAAGATGATGGGCGACTTTTACTTTCCGTTTCATAAGCGCGTCGAAGAAGTTATGGCAACCCTTGAAAGTTATAAGGGAACGATGGACGAGCCGACCGACAAGGTGTGCGAACTGTGCGGAAAGCCGATGGTTAAAAAATTGGGAAGGTTCGGCTATTTTCTTGCCTGTTCGGGCTTCCCCGAATGCAAAAACACCCGTTCGGTGCCGCTTGCAAAATGTCCGCGCGAAGGCTGCAACGGCGAAATCGTCGCGCGCAAAACGAAGGGACGCGGCAAAGAATTTTACGGATGTACGAATTATCCCGAATGCGACTTTATCAGCCACTTTAAGCCGCTCAACGCCGTATGCCCTAAATGCGGCCGGTTTTTGGTTGAAAAGTACGATAAGAAAAACGGCACCTATAAGTCGTGCATAAACCCCGACTGCGATTATCTGCATACCGCCGAAGACGACACCGCTTCGTCCGCCGCGGAAGCCCAAGCCGCCGATGTCTGA
- the dprA gene encoding DNA-processing protein DprA, whose amino-acid sequence MNTTDAVHTACAPERFALRLAISRLGFLSFAEKKLLEKKLDTLSRLALLSIDDLSLLIGRVIDTKLWRTQDAERLADSDQKIMAAFRIAVMFYDDPLWPPLLNEIYDPPYALFYRGNPAVLTPQKKACVSIVGTRRPTGRGMQSTADLAFALAEKGYTVVSGLALGTDACAHSGALRSVAGKTAAVLGSGVDTITPASNKNIAAAILNSDGCILSEYAPGVGAEKWHFPQRNRIISALSAATVIMEAPAGSGALITADFALEQNRELCFHTCALDYPEAPSAKPLSAAQKKRQVKNYIEEGARIVSDAQDVLSLLAPEYVEL is encoded by the coding sequence ATGAATACAACTGACGCGGTACATACGGCATGCGCACCGGAGCGTTTTGCCCTGCGCTTGGCGATAAGCCGGCTCGGCTTTTTAAGTTTTGCCGAAAAAAAACTTCTTGAAAAAAAACTTGACACGCTGTCCCGTCTTGCGTTACTTTCTATAGATGATCTTTCCCTTTTAATAGGAAGGGTTATCGATACAAAATTGTGGAGAACGCAGGATGCCGAACGTTTGGCGGATTCCGATCAAAAAATCATGGCGGCATTCCGCATCGCCGTTATGTTTTACGACGATCCGCTGTGGCCGCCCTTATTAAACGAAATATACGATCCGCCTTATGCGCTGTTTTACCGCGGGAACCCCGCCGTATTGACGCCGCAAAAAAAGGCGTGCGTATCGATCGTCGGTACGCGTCGCCCGACGGGACGGGGAATGCAGTCTACGGCCGACCTTGCGTTTGCCCTTGCCGAAAAAGGCTATACGGTCGTATCGGGCCTTGCGCTCGGAACGGATGCATGCGCACATAGCGGGGCTTTGCGTTCCGTTGCGGGCAAAACCGCCGCCGTACTCGGGTCCGGTGTCGACACGATAACGCCTGCGTCGAACAAAAATATTGCCGCCGCAATATTGAATTCGGACGGCTGCATTTTGAGCGAATATGCGCCCGGTGTCGGTGCCGAAAAATGGCATTTTCCGCAGCGCAACCGGATAATATCGGCTTTGAGCGCGGCAACCGTGATTATGGAAGCTCCGGCGGGCTCCGGCGCGCTTATTACGGCCGATTTTGCTCTTGAACAAAACCGCGAACTGTGTTTTCATACATGCGCTTTGGACTATCCCGAAGCGCCGTCCGCAAAGCCGCTTTCGGCGGCCCAAAAAAAGCGGCAGGTAAAAAATTATATAGAAGAAGGTGCGCGCATCGTTTCCGATGCACAGGATGTACTGTCTTTGCTTGCACCGGAATATGTGGAGTTATAA
- the ftsA gene encoding cell division protein FtsA, protein MSDIITGLDIGTSSIRAVIGEYSEDGSLLITGVGTAPSTGLRAGIIVNIESTMKSIKTAIEGAEMMAGREVRSCITAVGGSQIESLISKGLVAVTAKNRSSREINEEDIRRVIEASRAVNIPLDRNILHVVPRSYIVDGQGGIKDPLNMLGVRLESEVCIITSSRTSTENLLRCVSRAGYTVDNVMLKTLCSAQAAVSEEERELGSIVIDLGGGTTDVLVLAEGSPLCAVSVPVGGSLVTNDISLVRGISFDTAEKVKKTSGCCWEALINEDDEVVIPGIGGNPPQVISRLEICGIIRPRIEEIFAMVRQRLPEQVKKQRLSGSVVLAGGGALMSGIAELAAKEFKTENVRIARPGNFGGPAEIYRSPEFATVTGLLLNGMNAVRSRQEGENRAGAKRRKTDSESVLRNFLQWLKEFF, encoded by the coding sequence GTGAGCGATATTATAACGGGACTTGATATAGGAACAAGCAGCATACGCGCGGTCATCGGCGAATACTCGGAAGACGGTTCGCTTTTGATAACGGGCGTCGGAACCGCGCCTTCCACGGGCCTGCGCGCGGGTATCATCGTCAATATCGAATCCACAATGAAGTCCATTAAAACCGCTATTGAAGGCGCCGAAATGATGGCCGGCCGCGAAGTCCGTTCGTGCATAACGGCCGTCGGCGGTTCTCAAATAGAAAGCCTTATTTCCAAAGGCCTTGTCGCCGTTACCGCAAAAAACCGGAGCAGCCGCGAAATAAACGAAGAAGATATCCGCCGTGTCATAGAAGCTTCCCGCGCGGTAAACATTCCGCTCGACCGCAATATTTTGCACGTCGTTCCGCGCTCGTACATCGTAGACGGACAGGGCGGCATCAAAGACCCGCTCAACATGCTCGGCGTGCGTTTGGAATCGGAAGTGTGCATAATCACTTCTTCGCGCACTTCGACGGAAAATCTTTTGCGCTGCGTATCGCGCGCAGGCTATACGGTCGACAACGTTATGCTTAAAACGCTTTGTTCCGCTCAGGCGGCCGTAAGCGAAGAAGAACGGGAACTCGGTTCAATCGTGATCGATTTGGGCGGCGGAACGACGGACGTGCTCGTGCTTGCCGAAGGTTCTCCTCTGTGCGCCGTATCCGTTCCCGTCGGCGGAAGCCTCGTAACCAACGACATTTCGCTGGTGCGCGGCATATCGTTCGATACCGCCGAAAAGGTTAAAAAAACGTCGGGCTGCTGTTGGGAAGCTCTTATAAACGAAGACGACGAAGTGGTTATTCCCGGCATAGGCGGCAACCCGCCGCAGGTTATTTCGCGTCTTGAAATATGCGGAATTATCAGGCCGCGCATCGAAGAGATTTTTGCGATGGTGCGCCAAAGACTGCCCGAACAGGTAAAAAAGCAGCGGCTCAGCGGAAGCGTTGTGCTTGCAGGCGGCGGCGCCTTAATGAGCGGTATCGCCGAACTTGCCGCCAAGGAATTTAAAACGGAAAACGTCCGCATCGCCCGGCCGGGGAATTTCGGCGGCCCTGCGGAAATATACCGCTCGCCCGAATTTGCGACCGTTACCGGTCTTTTATTGAACGGTATGAATGCCGTGCGCAGCAGGCAGGAAGGCGAAAACCGAGCGGGTGCGAAGCGCCGCAAAACGGATTCGGAATCGGTTTTGCGCAATTTTTTACAGTGGCTCAAAGAGTTTTTTTAA
- the hslU gene encoding ATP-dependent protease ATPase subunit HslU, whose protein sequence is MKTVLEDLTPKQIVEQLDTYIIGQKKAKRSVAVALRNRTRRLKLPEEIREEIAPKNILMIGPTGVGKTEIARRLAKMCGAPFIKVEATKYTEVGYVGRDVESMVRDLMAVGYNMVREEMQEKMKAAAEQKVEEDLLDLLLPGSGKKHKNTSDENGKQEGGSVMLPFTVFGTNVSEIADAAGSQDKSGASGGFSAHNSAQTSAAAGQGENAGLSASAAGDESAQHAEKEALSSTREKFRRMLREKKLEEREVEVSVKKRQKMPSMEIIAGGNMEDMESAMQSISSMFGGNRTKKRTVSIAEARQILLEDHLDRMTDPDKAADIAKERVEQMGIIFIDEIDKIAVEGHGNGANVSREGVQRDILPIVEGSSVNTKYGVVDTTHILFIAAGAFNLSKPSDLIPELQGRFPLRVELDSLNAEDFERILTEPKNALTRQYADLLETEQVHISFTDEAVKRMSALAADTNSRMENIGARRLHTIMETLLEDLSFSADEHAGETIEITGEYVDERLKDIVQNQDLSKYIL, encoded by the coding sequence ATGAAGACTGTGCTTGAAGATTTAACTCCCAAACAAATAGTCGAACAATTGGACACGTATATAATCGGCCAAAAAAAAGCAAAGCGTTCGGTCGCCGTCGCGCTGCGCAACCGTACGCGGCGTTTAAAACTGCCCGAAGAAATACGCGAAGAAATCGCGCCGAAAAATATTTTGATGATAGGTCCGACCGGCGTCGGAAAAACCGAAATAGCGCGCCGTCTTGCAAAAATGTGCGGGGCGCCTTTTATAAAGGTTGAAGCGACAAAGTATACAGAAGTCGGCTATGTCGGCCGCGACGTGGAATCGATGGTGCGCGATTTAATGGCCGTCGGTTACAATATGGTGCGCGAAGAAATGCAGGAAAAGATGAAAGCGGCCGCCGAGCAAAAGGTTGAAGAAGACCTTTTGGATTTGCTGCTTCCCGGAAGTGGTAAAAAGCACAAGAATACTTCGGACGAAAACGGCAAACAGGAAGGCGGTTCCGTTATGCTGCCCTTTACCGTGTTCGGCACAAACGTTTCCGAAATTGCGGACGCCGCAGGCTCGCAGGATAAAAGCGGCGCTTCCGGGGGATTTTCGGCGCATAATTCCGCGCAAACTTCCGCAGCAGCTGGACAGGGCGAAAACGCGGGACTTTCCGCATCCGCCGCCGGCGATGAAAGCGCTCAACATGCCGAAAAAGAAGCCTTGTCTTCGACGCGCGAAAAATTCCGCCGCATGCTGCGCGAAAAAAAACTCGAAGAGCGCGAAGTTGAAGTCAGCGTAAAAAAACGTCAAAAAATGCCGTCGATGGAAATCATCGCCGGCGGCAACATGGAAGATATGGAAAGCGCCATGCAAAGCATTTCTTCGATGTTCGGCGGCAACCGCACAAAAAAACGGACGGTAAGCATCGCCGAAGCGCGCCAAATTCTGCTCGAAGACCATCTGGACCGCATGACCGATCCGGATAAAGCCGCCGACATTGCAAAAGAGCGGGTCGAACAAATGGGCATTATCTTTATCGACGAAATCGATAAAATCGCCGTCGAGGGGCACGGAAACGGCGCCAACGTATCGCGCGAAGGCGTTCAACGCGATATTTTGCCCATAGTCGAAGGCTCTTCGGTCAATACGAAATACGGCGTCGTCGACACGACGCACATACTCTTTATCGCGGCCGGCGCCTTCAATTTGTCCAAACCGTCCGACCTTATTCCCGAATTGCAGGGGCGCTTTCCGCTCCGCGTCGAATTGGATTCGCTGAACGCCGAAGATTTCGAGCGTATTTTAACCGAACCGAAAAACGCCCTTACGCGCCAATACGCCGACCTTTTGGAAACGGAACAAGTGCACATATCCTTTACGGACGAAGCCGTAAAGCGCATGAGCGCCCTCGCCGCGGACACCAATTCGCGCATGGAAAACATCGGGGCGAGGCGCCTTCATACGATTATGGAAACCCTTTTGGAAGATTTGTCGTTCAGCGCCGACGAACATGCGGGCGAAACGATCGAAATCACCGGCGAATACGTCGACGAGCGGCTCAAAGACATCGTTCAAAATCAGGATTTATCGAAGTATATATTGTAA
- the ftsZ gene encoding cell division protein FtsZ: protein MEFSVIDEKTISPTVIKVVGVGGGGSNAVNRMIDAGIKNVQFIVANTDLQALGGSKAPVKIGIGSKLTGGLGAGGKPEVGEKAAQEDIDAISNALKGADMVFITAGMGGGTGTGAAPIIAQAAKEQGILTVGVVTKPFHFEGRVKMRLAEDGIAKLHEQVDTLIVIPNQNLLNIVEKTTPVKQAFLVADDVLRQGVQGISDLITRPGEVNIDFADVKTVMKGKGDAILGIGKGEGNSRAIDAATEAINNPLLEDSHIEGAKNILIHISCGETLSLAETNEIVDTVTETADPDVFIIYGQAVDPAMGDGVAVTVIATEFPNGKNAYASSAASFGEKKSADDDNLVSYNQWETIGHGSKSSSTFDFPSRSQSDSSSSLSASFGSGTSSFARSVRRPSESAAEKPQKSPFPSSSASTARSKDDIEIPACLRTNRISLDND, encoded by the coding sequence ATGGAATTTTCTGTAATAGACGAAAAGACTATCAGTCCGACTGTGATTAAGGTTGTCGGCGTGGGCGGGGGCGGTTCCAATGCCGTCAACCGCATGATCGATGCCGGCATAAAAAACGTTCAATTTATTGTGGCGAATACCGACTTACAGGCGCTCGGCGGTTCGAAAGCTCCGGTAAAAATCGGCATCGGTTCGAAGCTGACCGGCGGCTTGGGCGCGGGCGGTAAACCCGAAGTGGGCGAAAAAGCCGCTCAGGAAGATATCGACGCCATTTCGAATGCGCTTAAAGGCGCCGATATGGTGTTTATCACCGCCGGAATGGGAGGCGGAACCGGAACGGGAGCCGCGCCGATTATCGCTCAGGCGGCAAAAGAGCAGGGGATTTTAACCGTCGGCGTCGTTACCAAACCCTTCCATTTTGAAGGCCGCGTTAAAATGCGCCTCGCTGAAGACGGCATTGCAAAACTGCACGAACAGGTCGATACGCTTATCGTTATTCCCAATCAAAATCTTTTGAATATCGTGGAAAAAACGACTCCCGTCAAGCAGGCATTTTTAGTTGCCGACGACGTGCTGCGTCAGGGCGTACAGGGAATTTCCGACCTTATTACGAGGCCCGGCGAAGTGAACATCGACTTTGCGGACGTCAAAACCGTTATGAAAGGCAAGGGAGACGCGATTTTGGGTATCGGAAAGGGCGAAGGAAATTCGCGCGCGATAGATGCCGCAACGGAAGCCATAAACAACCCGCTTTTGGAAGATTCGCATATTGAAGGTGCAAAAAATATTTTAATTCATATTTCGTGCGGGGAAACCCTTTCGCTGGCCGAAACGAACGAAATCGTCGATACCGTCACCGAAACGGCCGATCCGGACGTTTTTATCATTTACGGACAGGCGGTCGATCCGGCTATGGGCGACGGCGTTGCGGTAACAGTTATTGCGACGGAATTTCCGAACGGGAAAAATGCGTACGCTTCATCGGCCGCTTCTTTCGGTGAAAAAAAATCCGCGGACGACGACAATTTGGTTTCGTACAATCAGTGGGAAACGATCGGGCACGGTTCAAAGTCGTCTTCGACCTTTGATTTCCCGTCGCGCTCGCAGTCCGATTCTTCCTCTTCGCTTTCGGCGTCGTTCGGAAGCGGAACATCTTCTTTTGCGCGTTCGGTACGCCGTCCGTCGGAATCGGCTGCCGAAAAACCGCAAAAAAGTCCGTTTCCTTCTTCATCCGCTTCGACAGCGCGCTCCAAAGACGATATAGAAATACCGGCGTGTTTGCGTACAAACCGCATCAGCTTGGATAACGATTGA
- the hslV gene encoding ATP-dependent protease subunit HslV, with the protein MKKPQIRSTTVIAVRRGGHIAMAGDGQVTMGQTVMKGNARKVRKMYEGKVLAGFAGATADAFNLFDKFEMKLQEYNGDITRAAVELAKMWRTDKALRNLEALLLVASKDKILLISGTGDVIEPENDVLAIGSGGNYAYAAALAFMESSELSALEIAEKSLKIASDICIYTNQHITAEEL; encoded by the coding sequence ATGAAAAAACCACAAATTCGAAGTACTACCGTTATCGCCGTGCGGCGGGGCGGACATATCGCAATGGCCGGCGACGGGCAGGTAACGATGGGACAAACCGTCATGAAGGGGAATGCCCGCAAAGTGCGCAAAATGTACGAAGGCAAGGTTCTTGCCGGTTTTGCAGGCGCTACCGCCGACGCGTTCAATCTGTTCGATAAATTCGAAATGAAATTGCAGGAATACAACGGCGACATTACGCGAGCCGCCGTGGAGCTTGCAAAAATGTGGCGCACCGATAAGGCACTGCGCAATTTGGAAGCCCTGCTTTTAGTCGCGTCCAAAGATAAAATCCTTCTTATTTCGGGAACGGGCGACGTTATCGAACCGGAAAACGACGTATTGGCTATCGGTTCCGGCGGAAACTACGCGTATGCGGCAGCTTTGGCGTTTATGGAATCTTCCGAATTGAGCGCGCTTGAAATCGCCGAAAAAAGCCTTAAAATCGCATCGGATATTTGCATTTATACAAATCAGCATATTACCGCGGAGGAACTGTAA
- a CDS encoding tyrosine-type recombinase/integrase: protein MNCSQKDGREYPVLGRFYDDLLTVERKSLLTAQTYKIAVKELLHWCAESGIDYAALTVQDLLHYLVRRKTGDASRILADELTVAKDISALRSFGSYLVRTRIWPENIALLLQRPRSRRRLPRVLGIEQVEKLLSVIDVSNPLGLRDRALFELVYSSGLRISEASALELQHVHLSEHMLFVHGKGDKERMVPFGNEAAFRIQNWLADGRPLVAKNRIVPWLFLNYRGGRLSRKGIWKRFQELEELSLVTAKVHTLRHSFATHLLAGGADLRSVQELLGHADLSTTQIYTHIDDSALHDCHSKFFPGHKKDGHAHPNG, encoded by the coding sequence TTGAATTGCTCACAAAAAGACGGCCGTGAATATCCCGTTCTCGGCCGCTTTTACGACGATCTGTTGACAGTTGAACGCAAAAGTCTTTTAACCGCGCAAACATATAAAATCGCCGTAAAAGAACTGTTGCATTGGTGCGCCGAGTCCGGCATCGATTACGCCGCTTTGACCGTTCAGGATTTGCTGCATTACCTTGTGCGCCGAAAAACGGGAGATGCTTCGCGCATTCTCGCCGACGAATTGACGGTCGCAAAAGATATTTCGGCGCTGCGTTCTTTCGGCTCGTATTTGGTGAGAACCCGCATATGGCCGGAAAACATCGCCCTTTTGTTGCAGCGCCCCCGTTCTCGCCGCCGGCTTCCGCGCGTGCTCGGCATAGAACAGGTTGAAAAACTGCTTTCGGTTATAGACGTGTCGAATCCCCTTGGCTTGCGCGATCGGGCGCTGTTCGAATTGGTGTATTCGTCGGGGCTGCGCATCAGCGAAGCATCGGCCCTTGAGCTGCAGCACGTGCATTTGAGCGAACATATGCTGTTTGTACACGGTAAGGGCGATAAGGAACGCATGGTGCCTTTCGGTAACGAAGCGGCTTTCCGCATACAAAACTGGCTTGCCGACGGCCGCCCGCTTGTCGCAAAAAACCGCATTGTTCCGTGGCTTTTTTTAAACTACCGCGGCGGACGTTTGTCGCGCAAGGGAATTTGGAAGCGTTTTCAGGAACTGGAAGAACTTTCGCTTGTTACGGCAAAGGTGCACACGCTGCGCCATTCGTTTGCGACCCACCTTTTGGCAGGCGGTGCCGATTTGCGCAGTGTGCAGGAACTTTTGGGGCACGCCGACCTTTCGACAACGCAAATCTACACCCACATAGACGACAGCGCTTTGCACGACTGTCACAGCAAATTTTTCCCCGGACATAAAAAAGACGGGCATGCGCATCCGAACGGTTGA
- a CDS encoding tyrosine-type recombinase/integrase yields MSDFTDLIEEFLAWQSGVRGLSEHSVAAYRSDLYAMAAMLKANVPPQAKNPACDAVTTEDLRACIGALSRQNKAAASINRFIASVRNFFAYCRRFGYIKIDPACDLKTVKNPVRVPKFMSAEEVDALCAQPGQTPLLWPERDTALFEMLYSSGCRVSELAQLKLGDVSAAYDSALVRGKGGKDRRVFFSKEACAALKRYVAERGKTIGKAGAQAAGKTTEALFINRKGGALSARGMRFIVSRYSSAEGTNRHVSPHVFRHTFATAMLRSGADIRAVQEMLGHSSISTTQRYTHVTTEELTALYNRAHPHGSENK; encoded by the coding sequence ATGTCTGATTTTACGGATTTAATCGAAGAGTTCCTTGCATGGCAAAGCGGCGTGCGCGGCCTTTCCGAACACTCCGTTGCGGCGTACCGCTCCGATTTATACGCAATGGCCGCCATGCTGAAAGCAAACGTGCCGCCTCAGGCGAAAAATCCGGCTTGTGATGCGGTAACGACCGAAGACTTGCGAGCGTGCATCGGCGCTTTGTCGCGGCAAAACAAAGCGGCCGCGAGCATAAACCGTTTTATCGCTTCCGTACGGAATTTCTTTGCCTATTGCCGCCGTTTTGGTTATATTAAAATAGACCCCGCGTGTGACTTGAAAACGGTTAAAAATCCGGTCAGGGTTCCCAAATTCATGTCGGCGGAAGAAGTCGACGCTTTGTGCGCTCAGCCCGGACAAACGCCGCTTTTATGGCCCGAACGCGACACGGCCCTGTTTGAAATGCTGTATTCGTCCGGCTGCCGCGTAAGCGAGCTTGCGCAGTTAAAGCTCGGCGATGTTTCGGCTGCGTACGATTCGGCCCTGGTACGCGGCAAGGGCGGAAAAGACCGCCGCGTTTTTTTTTCGAAGGAGGCGTGCGCCGCTTTAAAGCGGTATGTTGCCGAGCGCGGCAAGACGATCGGCAAGGCGGGCGCTCAAGCGGCCGGCAAAACAACCGAAGCGCTTTTTATAAACCGAAAGGGCGGCGCCTTAAGCGCGCGCGGCATGCGCTTTATCGTAAGCCGCTATTCGTCCGCGGAAGGAACGAACCGGCATGTGTCGCCGCACGTTTTCAGGCACACCTTTGCTACCGCGATGCTCCGCTCCGGCGCCGACATCCGCGCGGTACAGGAAATGCTGGGGCATTCGAGTATTTCGACTACCCAGCGCTATACGCATGTTACGACGGAGGAATTAACCGCCTTGTACAACCGGGCGCACCCGCACGGTTCCGAAAATAAATAA
- a CDS encoding tetratricopeptide repeat protein has translation MHTSTLHKTLSFVHALLCAFCALFFITALSGCRPNVNYIKRMQALEEGVGSPQTEEEIVAAIQKYQGRVEDIMAAQGQVGIWYKILGVRYLDNRMYGEALGAFQQALSYYPDNQNLYYYVGLCAGYMAKTELDSSASSAKKRAFYLDLSENAYSRALELEPRYVRALYGLAVLYTFETNMPEKAVPLLQRLLSVDTKQTDAMFVLARAYYMTYDYEAAIDMYDRICALTKNKAKLAEAESNKKAVLDALYGGAAQ, from the coding sequence ATGCATACGAGTACTTTGCATAAAACCTTGTCCTTTGTACACGCGCTTTTGTGCGCGTTTTGCGCATTATTCTTTATTACCGCTTTATCCGGCTGCCGCCCGAACGTCAATTACATAAAGCGCATGCAGGCTTTGGAAGAAGGCGTCGGTTCTCCGCAAACCGAAGAAGAAATCGTTGCGGCAATACAAAAGTATCAGGGACGGGTTGAAGATATTATGGCCGCCCAAGGCCAAGTGGGCATTTGGTACAAAATTTTGGGCGTGCGCTACCTTGACAACCGCATGTACGGCGAAGCCCTCGGCGCCTTTCAACAAGCGCTTTCGTATTATCCGGACAATCAAAACCTGTATTATTACGTCGGCTTATGCGCAGGCTACATGGCAAAAACCGAACTCGATTCTTCGGCATCGTCGGCTAAAAAGCGCGCTTTTTACCTTGACCTTTCCGAAAACGCCTATAGCCGCGCACTGGAATTGGAACCGCGCTACGTGCGCGCGCTGTACGGCCTTGCCGTTTTATACACTTTCGAAACGAATATGCCGGAAAAAGCCGTTCCGCTTTTGCAGCGCCTTTTAAGCGTCGACACCAAACAAACGGACGCCATGTTCGTTTTGGCGCGTGCCTATTATATGACCTATGACTACGAAGCCGCAATCGATATGTACGACCGCATTTGCGCTCTTACGAAAAATAAAGCAAAGCTTGCCGAAGCCGAATCGAATAAAAAAGCGGTTTTGGACGCTTTATACGGCGGCGCTGCGCAATGA